One segment of Streptomyces sp. XD-27 DNA contains the following:
- the dcd gene encoding dCTP deaminase yields MLLSDKDIRAQIDAGRVRIDPYDPDMVQPSSIDVRLDRFFRVFENHRYPHIDPAVEQADLTRLVEPEGDEPFILHPGEFVLASTYEVITLPDDIASRLEGKSSLGRLGLLTHSTAGFIDPGFSGHVTLELSNVATLPIKLWPGMKIGQLCMFQLTSPAEHPYGSTRYGSRYQGQRGPTPSRSFLKFHRTQV; encoded by the coding sequence GTGCTTCTCTCTGACAAGGACATCCGCGCCCAGATCGACGCCGGGCGGGTGCGGATCGATCCGTACGACCCGGACATGGTTCAGCCGTCGAGCATCGATGTGCGGCTCGACCGCTTCTTCCGGGTGTTCGAGAACCACCGCTATCCGCACATCGACCCCGCCGTCGAGCAGGCCGACCTGACGCGGCTGGTCGAGCCGGAGGGCGATGAGCCGTTCATCCTGCACCCCGGGGAGTTCGTGCTCGCCTCGACCTACGAGGTCATCACCCTGCCCGACGACATCGCCTCCCGGCTGGAGGGCAAGTCCAGCCTGGGGCGGCTGGGGCTGCTGACGCACTCGACCGCCGGGTTCATCGACCCGGGGTTCTCCGGGCACGTCACCCTGGAGCTGTCGAACGTCGCGACGCTGCCCATCAAGCTGTGGCCGGGGATGAAGATCGGGCAGCTGTGCATGTTCCAGCTGACCTCGCCCGCCGAGCACCCCTACGGCTCCACGCGGTACGGCTCCCGGTACCAGGGGCAGCGTGGCCCCACGCCCTCGCGCTCGTTTCTGAAATTCCACCGGACGCAGGTGTGA
- a CDS encoding YIP1 family protein: MVAGFRMGRGRDSRSTQQGPQGQPGHYPGQQPPRAPYGQQTPPGAPYGGPQAPRGGAPYGGGGQAPYGGAPQAPRGGQAPYGRQQGGPRPPYGGQPQWSPQDDGPEYFDGQDGQDPYRDGHDPYRAHGAPGGHPGGDPGQTQQFSLGEAPDYDPYGRQDPGPGYAPDPYGDDYGTGGPAGPPPGPRLHWKDLLRGIVLRPADTFWRMRDHAMWGPALIVTFVYGLLAVFGFDKAREDVLNASMSNSIPAMACTGVAMVLGGLVLGAVTHTLARQLGGDGMWAPTIGLSMLIMSVTDAPRLLFAMFLGGDSLFVQALGWATWVAAGALFTSMVSKSHDLPWPKALGASSIQLIGLLSLLKLGTL; this comes from the coding sequence ATCGTGGCTGGATTCAGGATGGGACGTGGACGGGACTCCCGCTCCACGCAACAGGGGCCGCAGGGCCAGCCGGGGCACTACCCCGGGCAGCAACCACCGCGAGCGCCGTACGGGCAGCAGACCCCGCCCGGCGCTCCGTACGGCGGACCGCAGGCCCCGCGCGGCGGCGCTCCGTACGGCGGCGGCGGTCAGGCCCCGTACGGCGGCGCACCCCAGGCCCCGCGCGGCGGTCAGGCTCCGTACGGTCGGCAGCAGGGCGGACCGCGGCCTCCGTACGGCGGACAGCCGCAGTGGTCGCCGCAGGACGACGGGCCGGAGTACTTCGACGGCCAGGACGGCCAGGACCCGTACCGCGACGGCCACGACCCGTACCGCGCGCACGGCGCCCCCGGCGGCCACCCCGGCGGTGACCCCGGACAGACCCAGCAGTTCAGCCTGGGCGAGGCGCCCGACTACGACCCGTACGGCCGCCAGGACCCGGGCCCGGGATACGCCCCCGACCCGTACGGCGACGACTACGGCACGGGCGGGCCCGCGGGCCCGCCGCCCGGCCCCCGCCTGCACTGGAAGGACCTGCTGCGCGGCATCGTGCTGCGCCCGGCGGACACCTTCTGGCGGATGCGGGACCACGCGATGTGGGGTCCGGCGCTGATCGTCACGTTCGTCTACGGCCTGCTCGCGGTCTTCGGCTTCGACAAGGCCCGCGAGGACGTGCTGAACGCGTCGATGTCGAACAGCATCCCGGCGATGGCCTGCACCGGTGTGGCGATGGTGCTCGGCGGCCTCGTGCTGGGCGCGGTCACCCACACCCTGGCCCGCCAGCTCGGCGGCGACGGCATGTGGGCGCCGACGATCGGCCTGTCGATGCTGATCATGTCGGTCACGGACGCGCCGCGACTGCTGTTCGCGATGTTCCTGGGCGGCGACAGCCTGTTCGTGCAGGCGCTGGGCTGGGCGACGTGGGTGGCGGCGGGTGCGCTGTTCACCTCGATGGTGAGCAAGTCGCACGACCTGCCGTGGCCGAAGGCGCTGGGGGCGTCGTCGATCCAGCTGATAGGGCTGCTGAGCCTGCTCAAGCTGGGCACGCTGTAG
- a CDS encoding phosphoribosyltransferase gives MSDVRENLTYERFGGAIRELAQTIADDGFEPDIVLSIARGGVFVAGGLAYALDCKNIHLVNVEFYTGVGTTLEMPVMLAPVPNAIDFSDKKVLIADDVADTGKTLKLVHDFCVGTVADVRSAVIYEKSHSLVKCEYVWKRTDDWINFPWSVEPPVVRRPGQILDA, from the coding sequence ATGAGTGACGTACGAGAGAACCTCACCTACGAGCGCTTCGGCGGCGCCATCCGCGAGCTGGCGCAGACGATCGCCGACGACGGGTTCGAGCCCGACATCGTGCTGTCCATCGCGCGGGGCGGTGTCTTCGTCGCCGGCGGGCTGGCCTACGCGCTGGACTGCAAGAACATCCACCTGGTGAACGTGGAGTTCTACACGGGCGTGGGGACGACCCTGGAGATGCCCGTCATGCTGGCGCCCGTCCCGAATGCGATCGACTTCTCCGACAAGAAGGTCCTGATCGCCGACGACGTCGCCGACACCGGCAAGACGCTCAAGCTCGTCCACGACTTCTGCGTCGGCACCGTCGCCGACGTACGCAGCGCCGTGATCTACGAGAAGTCGCACTCCCTCGTGAAGTGCGAGTACGTGTGGAAGCGGACCGACGACTGGATCAACTTCCCGTGGAGCGTCGAGCCCCCCGTCGTCCGGCGCCCGGGGCAGATCCTCGACGCCTGA